From Antennarius striatus isolate MH-2024 chromosome 14, ASM4005453v1, whole genome shotgun sequence, the proteins below share one genomic window:
- the hax1 gene encoding HCLS1-associated protein X-1 isoform X1 yields MSIFDLFRGFFGAPGGHYRSRRDPFFDTMTRDEDDDDDDEDGFHLDGFREDQQNPFDDAWRFGFSVGPDGMRIQEPPVFAHILKDMEEIFSRMDRWEDVPTLPPPQDGAERVGGGSSGNPLRDFMLKSDDEPRRPPVGPSGGPRDDGHPLYESPEFPNSPFHSWTPFSKFSDIWRSGPQKSQQDERKEDKDLDSAVSSGGLDQILRPPARETPKQPSFRSFSQSITIRKVVQPDGTVKEWRTVRDSQGKEETTVTESGGIRPPNGFRN; encoded by the exons ATGAGTATTTTTGACTTATTTCGCGGGTTCTTCGGGGCGCCTGGAGGCCATTACCGCAGCCGGAG GGACCCCTTCTTCGACACCATGACTCGTGATGaagacgacgacgatgatgatgaagatggtttCCACTTGGATGGCTTCCGTGAGGACCAGCAGAACCCCTTTGACGATGCTTGGAGGTTCGGTTTTAGCGTTGGCCCTGATGGGATGAGGATCCAGGAACCTCCTGTGTTTGCCCACATCCTCAAGGACATGGAGGAGATCTTCTCCAGGATGGACCGCTGGGAAG ATGTCCCCACGCTGCCACCACCTCAGGACGGAGCCGAGAGGGTTGGAGGGGGTTCCAGCGGTAACCCACTGAGGGATTTCATGTTGAAATCAGATGACGAACCACGACGACCTCCAGTGGGACCGTCTGGGGGGCCCAGAGATGACGGCCACCCCCTGTATGAGTCACCCGAGTTCCCAAATTCACCTTTCCACAGTTGGACGCCGTTTTCAAAG TTCAGTGATATTTGGAGAAGCGGGCCACAGAAATCTCAACAGGATGAACGCAAAGAAGACAAGG ATCTGGACTCTGCCGTGTCGTCTGGAGGCCTGGATCAGATTCTGAGACCACCTGCTCGCGAGACGCCAAAACAACCCAGCTTCCGATCATTCTCCCAGTCAATCACCATCAGGAAGGTGGTGCAACCGGATGGG acggtGAAGGAGTGGCGAACAGTTCGAGACAGCCAAGGCAAAGAAGAGACCACAGTGACTGAGTCTGGAGGGATCCGACCACCAAACGGCTTCAGAAACTGA
- the hax1 gene encoding HCLS1-associated protein X-1 isoform X2, whose protein sequence is MTRDEDDDDDDEDGFHLDGFREDQQNPFDDAWRFGFSVGPDGMRIQEPPVFAHILKDMEEIFSRMDRWEDVPTLPPPQDGAERVGGGSSGNPLRDFMLKSDDEPRRPPVGPSGGPRDDGHPLYESPEFPNSPFHSWTPFSKFSDIWRSGPQKSQQDERKEDKDLDSAVSSGGLDQILRPPARETPKQPSFRSFSQSITIRKVVQPDGTVKEWRTVRDSQGKEETTVTESGGIRPPNGFRN, encoded by the exons ATGACTCGTGATGaagacgacgacgatgatgatgaagatggtttCCACTTGGATGGCTTCCGTGAGGACCAGCAGAACCCCTTTGACGATGCTTGGAGGTTCGGTTTTAGCGTTGGCCCTGATGGGATGAGGATCCAGGAACCTCCTGTGTTTGCCCACATCCTCAAGGACATGGAGGAGATCTTCTCCAGGATGGACCGCTGGGAAG ATGTCCCCACGCTGCCACCACCTCAGGACGGAGCCGAGAGGGTTGGAGGGGGTTCCAGCGGTAACCCACTGAGGGATTTCATGTTGAAATCAGATGACGAACCACGACGACCTCCAGTGGGACCGTCTGGGGGGCCCAGAGATGACGGCCACCCCCTGTATGAGTCACCCGAGTTCCCAAATTCACCTTTCCACAGTTGGACGCCGTTTTCAAAG TTCAGTGATATTTGGAGAAGCGGGCCACAGAAATCTCAACAGGATGAACGCAAAGAAGACAAGG ATCTGGACTCTGCCGTGTCGTCTGGAGGCCTGGATCAGATTCTGAGACCACCTGCTCGCGAGACGCCAAAACAACCCAGCTTCCGATCATTCTCCCAGTCAATCACCATCAGGAAGGTGGTGCAACCGGATGGG acggtGAAGGAGTGGCGAACAGTTCGAGACAGCCAAGGCAAAGAAGAGACCACAGTGACTGAGTCTGGAGGGATCCGACCACCAAACGGCTTCAGAAACTGA